In Asterias amurensis chromosome 4, ASM3211899v1, one genomic interval encodes:
- the LOC139936663 gene encoding medium-chain acyl-CoA ligase ACSF2, mitochondrial-like translates to MATRMLRSVLGRADTLGRSFNPLDYVHRRGASLHLRPALVTTLSRHFSCNRSVSANHNELSYYHAAVNEPLIGKTIGQIMDETTEKYPDRESHVFCADGIRRTFAQFKQETDKIALGLLALGIKEGDRVGMWGPSTLEWVLTQFATCRIGAVMVNINPVYRVLELEYALHKSGCKAIVCDKSFRTLDYYAMLQEICPELATDKPGQLKSARLPDLKTVIFRGEDSLPGTYNFPDLLNMGGSTEEKRLEEYKHVVQFDEPINIQFTSGTTGFPKGAALTHHNILNNAYTIGHIIGYHEKPHRICIPVPLYHCFGMVGGTLCGMVHGATSVFPAPGFEPEAALRAVSEEKCTSLYGTPTMFIDMLHHPRISQYDFSSLSTGIMAGSPCPIEIMKQSITQLNMKDVCIAYGLTEVSPVIFQTLRDDPIEKRVSTIGKATDHNEVKIIDVETGNIVPRNTAGELCSRGYTTMIGYWQDEKKTKEAIDESRWFHTGDLAVMDDEGYVSIVGRKKDMIIRGGENIYPVELENFLYKHPKIEDVQVIGLPDERLGEIVCAWIKLKEGQTATEEEIKEFCKGEMAHFKIPKIVHFVSEFPLTVTGKVQKFKMREEMHILLDLKG, encoded by the exons ATGGCAACTCGCATGCTTCGTTCAGTTTTAGGGAGGGCTGATACCCTGGGTCGAAGTTTTAATCCTTTAGATTACGTACATCGACGTGGTGCATCGCTCCATCTGAGGCCTGCATTAGTGACAACGTTGAGTCGACACTTCTCATGCAACAG ATCTGTTAGTGCCAACCATAATGAGTTGAGTTACTACCATGCTGCTGTGAATGAGCCACTTATTGGGAAAACAATCGGTCAAATAATGGATGAAACAACAGAGAAATATCCAGATAGAGAGTCACATGTCTTCTGTGCAGATGGAATCAGAAGGACATTTGCACAATTCAAACAAGAG ACTGACAAAATAGCACTTGGACTTCTAGCGCTTGGAATCAAAGAAGGAGACAGAGTTGGTATGTGGGGACCATCCACATTAGAATGGGTTCTCACACAGTTTGCAACGTGTCGTATTGGAGCAGTTATGGTCAACATTAATCCAGTGTACAGAGTACTTGAGTTGGAGTATGCTCTACACAAG TCTGGTTGCAAAGCAATAGTCTGTGATAAGAGTTTCCGAACATTGGACTACTATGCAATGCTACAAGAGATTTGCCCTGAGCTAGCAACCGATAAACCAGGTCAGCTTAAAAGTGCCAG GCTCCCAGATCTTAAGACAGTCATCTTTAGAGGTGAAGACAGTCTTCCAGGAACTTACAACTTTCCTGATCTCCTGAATATGGGTGGCAGCACTGAAGAGAAACGTCTGGAAGAATATAAACATGTGGTTCAGTTTGATGAACCCATCAATATACAGTTTACATCC GGAACTACAGGCTTTCCAAAAGGTGCAGCGTTGACACATCACAATATCCTGAACAACGCCTACACTATTGGACATATCATTGGTTACCATGAGAAG CCACATCGCATCTGTATTCCAGTCCCCTTGTATCATTGCTTTGGTATGGTAGGAGGAACGTTATGTGGAATGGTTCATGGTGCAACCTCTGTCTTTCCCGCTCCTGGGTTTGAACCTGAAGCAGCACTTCGAGCTGTATCTGAGGAGAA ATGTACGTCGTTATACGGAACCCCAACTATGTTCATTGACATGTTGCATCATCCAAGAATCTCCCAGTATGATTTCTCGAGTTTATCAACGGGTATTATGGCAGGTTCACCTTGTCCCATAGAGATTATGAAACAGAGTATAACACAGCTCAATATGAAGGATGTTTGT ATTGCATATGGACTGACGGAAGTATCTCCTGTGATCTTTCAAACACTACGAGATGATCCAATAGAGAAGAGAGTTTCAACAATCGGAAAAGCCACTGACCACAATGAA GTAAAGATTATTGATGTTGAAACTGGTAACATTGTACCCCGTAATACTGCTGGAGAGTTATGCAGTCGAGGATATACCACAATGATTGGTTATTGGCAAGATGAGAAGAAGACAAAAGAGGCTATTGATGAAAGTAGATGGTTCCACACAGG TGATCTGGCTGTAATGGATGATGAAGGTTACGTCTCCATCGTTGGACGGAAGAAAGATATGATCATCCGAGGAGGAGAAAATATTTATCCTGTGGAGCTGGAGAACTTCTTGTATAAGCATCCAAAGATTGAAGACGTTCAG GTAATTGGACTTCCAGATGAGCGTCTTGGTGAGATTGTTTGCGCTTGGATCAAATTAAAGGAAGGACAAACTGCAACTGAAGAAGAGATCAAGGAATTCTGTAAAGGAGAG atggcTCATTTTAAGATCCCCAAGATTGTTCACTTTGTGTCGGAGTTTCCTCTGACTGTGACTGGTAAAGTG